The sequence TGGCGGGGGGAACCCCGGATATGGGGGAGACACCGGGGGGGGCGGGAGATCCCGGTAATCGGGGAGacaccgggggggggcgggggggtccccggggatgacgggggggacggggatggcGGGGAGGCACCGGGAGGGCGGAACCGGGatattggggaggggggggggggatcccggTAATGGGGGAGGCACCGGGAGagcgggggggtccccgggaaaggggaaggggggacccgggaaggggggggcggtCCCAGGGGGAGGGCCGGTACAGAAAGGGGAGCCGGGCGCTAGGACCGTGGGGAATCCCGGGGAATCCCCGGgaatgggggggaggggatgggattgggattgggattgggatgggatgggatgggatgggatgggatgggatggggatgggatggggatgggatgggatggggatggggatgggatggggatggggatgggatggggatgggatgggatgggatggggatggggatgggattgggaatgggatgggatggggatgggatgggatgggatgggatggggatgggatgggatggggatgggatggggatggggatggggatgggatggggatgggatggggatggggatggggatgggatggggatggggatgggatgggatgggatgggatgatggggatggggatgggatgggatgggatgggatggggatgggatggggatgggatggggatggggatgggatgggatgggatggggatgggatggggatggggatgggatggggatgggatgggatgggatggggatgggatgggatggggatgggatggggatgggatggggatggggatggggatgggatgggatggggatggggatggggatgggatggggatgggatggggatgggatggggatggggatgggatggggatgggatgggatgggatggggatgggatggggatggggatggggatgggatggggatgggatggggatgggatggggatgggatggggatgggatgggatgggatggggatgggatgggatggggatgggatggggatgggatgggatgggatgggatggggatgggatggggatgggatgggatgggatgggatggggatgggatggggatgggatggggatgggatggggatgggatggggatgggatggggatgggatgggatgggatgggatggggatgggatgggatggggatgggatggggatgggatgggatgggatgggatggggatgggatggggatgggatgggatgggatgggatggggatgggatggggatgggatggggatgggatgggatgggatggggatgggatgggatggggatgggatggggatgggatggggatgggatggggatgggatggggatgggatggggatgggatggggatggggatgggatgggatggggatgggatggggatgggatgggatggggatgggatggggatgggatggggatgggatgggatgggatgggatgggatgggatggggatgggatggggatgggatggggatgggatgggatggggatgggatggggatgggatgggatgggatgggatgggatggggatgggatggggatgggatggggatgggatgggatgggatgggatggggatgggatggggatgggatgggatgggatgggatggggatgggatggggatgggatggggatgggatgggatgggatggggatgggatggggatgggatggggatgggatgggatgggatgggatgggatgggatggggatgggatggggatggggatgggatggggatgggatggggatgggatgggatgggatgggatggggatgggatggggatgggatgggatggggatgggatgggatgggatgggatggggatgggatggggatgggatggggatgggatggggatggggatggggatgggatgggatggggatgggatggggatgggatgggatggggatgggatggggatgggatggggatgggatgggatgggatgggatgggatgggatgggatgggatgggatggggatgggatgggatggggatggggatggggatggggatggggatgggatggggatggggatgggatgggatgggatgggatggggatggggatggggatgggatggggatggggatgggatgggatgggatggggatggggatggggatgggatggggatggggatggggatgggatgggatggggatgggatggggatgggatgggatggggatgggatgggatggggatgggatggggatggggatggggatgggatggggatgggatggggatgggatgggatggggatgggatgggatggggatgggatgggatggggatgggatgggatgggatgggatggggatgggatgggatggggatggggatgggatgggatggggatggggatgggatgggatgggatgggatggggatgggatggggatgggatgggatggggatgggatgggatggggatgggatgggatggggatggggatgggatgggatggggatggggatggggatgggatggggatgggatggggatgggatggggatgggatgggatggggatgggatgggatggggatgggatgggatggggatgggatgggatgggatggggatggggatgggatggggatggggatgggatgggatggggatggggatgggatgggatgggatgggatggggatgggatggggatgggatgggatggggatgggatgggatggggatgggatgggatggggatgggatgggatggggatgggatggggatggggatggggatgggatggggatgggatggggatggggatgggatgggatggggatggggatggggatgggatggggatgggatggggatgggatgggatggggatggggatggggatgggatgggatgggatgggatggggatgggatggggatgggatgggatgggatgggatggggatgggatggggatggggatgggatgggatgggatggggatggggatggggatgggatgggatggggggatgggatggggatgggatggggatggggatggggatgggatggggatggggatgggatgggatgggatgggatggggatgggatggggatgggatggggatgggatggggatgggatggggatgggatggggatgggatgggatgggatgggatggggatgggatggggatgggatgggatgggatgggatggggatgggatgggatgggatggggatgggatggggatgggatggggatgggatgggatgggatggggatgggatggggatggggatgggatgggatgggatggggatggggatggggatgggatgggatggggatgggatggggatgggatggggatggggatggggatgggatgggatggggatgggatggggatggggatgggatggggatgggatgggatggggatgggatggggatggggatgggatgggatgggatggggatggggatggggatgggatgggatggggatgggatggggatgggatggggatgggatggggatggggatgggatgggatgggatggggatggggatgggatgggatggggatgggatggggatgggatgggatggggatgggatggggatggggatgggatgggatgggatggggatggggatggggatgggatgggatgggatggatggggatgggatggggatgggatggggatgggatggggatgggatgggatgggatggggatgggatggggatgggatggggatgggatggggatgggatggggatgggatggggatgggatgggatgggatggggatgggatgggatgggatgggatgggatgggatggggatgggatggggatgggatgggatgggatgggatgggatgggatgggatgggatgggatggggatgggatgggatggggatgggatggggatgggatggggatgggatggggatgggatggggatgggatgggatgggatggggatgggatgggatgggatgggatgggatggggatgggatggggatgggatgggatgggatgggatggggatgggatggggatgggatggggatgggatggggatgggatggggatgggatggggatgggatgggatgggatgggatggggatgggatggggatgggatgggatggggatgggatggggatgggatggggatgggatgggatgggatgggatgggatgggatggggatgggatggggatgggatggggatgggatgggatgggatggggatgggatggggatgggatggggatggggatgggatggggatggggatgggatgggatgggatgggatggggatgggatgggatgggatgggatgggatgggatggggatggggatgggatggggatggggatgggatgggatggggatggggatgggatgggatgggatggggatgggatgggatgggatgggatgggatggggatgggatgggatggggatggggatggggatggggatgggatggggatggggatgggatgggatgggatgggatggggatggggatggggatgggatggggatggggatgggatgggatgggatgggatggggatggggatggggatgggatggggatggggatggggatgggatggggatgggatggggatggggatgggatggggatggggatgggatggggatgggatggggatgggatggggatggggatggggatgggatgggatgggatggggatgggatgggatgggatgggatgggatggatgggatgggatgggatgggatggggatgggatggggatgggatgggatgggatgggatgggatggggatggggatggggatgggatggggatgggatgggatggggatgggatggggatgggatggggatgggatgggatggggatgggatggggatgggatggggatgggatggggatgggatgggatggggatgggatgggatgggatgggatggggatgggatgggatgggatggggatgggatggggatgggatgggatgggatggggatggatggggatgggatggggatgggatgggatgggatgggatggggatgggatggggatgggatgggatggggatggggatggggatggggatgggatgggatggggatgggatgggatgggatggggatggggatggggatgggatgggatgggatggggatgggatggggatgggatggggatgggatggggatgggatggggatgggatggggatgggatgggatgggatgggatggggatgggatggggatggggatggggatgggatgggatggggatggggatgggatggggatggggatgggatgggatggggatggggatggggatggggatgggatggggatggggatgggatgggatggggatgggatggggatgggatgggatggggatgggatggggatgggatggggatgggatgggatgggatgggatggggatggggatggggatgggatggggatgggatggggatgggatgggatggggatgggatgggatggggatgggatggggatgggatgggatgggatggggatgggatgggatggggatggggatgggatgggatgggatgggatgggatggggatggggatggggatggggatggggatggggatgggatggggatggggatggggatgggatgggatggggatgggatggggatgggatgggatgggatgggatggggatgggatggggatgggatggggatgggatgggatgggatgggatggggatgggatggggatggggatggggatgggatggggatgggatgggatggggatgggatggggatgggatggggatgggatgggatgggatggggatggggatgggatggggatgggatgggatggggatgggatggggatgggatgggatggatgggatggggatgggatggggatggggattgggactgggatggggatgggatgggatgggatgggatggggatgggatggggatggggatgggatggggatggggatgggatggggatggggatgggatggggatgggatgggatggggatgggatgggatgggatggggatggggatggggatgggatgggatgggatgggatggggatgggatgggatgggatgggatggggatgggatggggatgggatggggatgggatgggatgggatgggatggggatgggatggggatggggatggggatgggatggggatgggatggggatgggatggggatggggatggggatgggatgggatgggatggggatgggatggggatgggatggggatggggatggggatgggatggggatgggatggggatgggatgggatgggatgggatggggatgggatggggatggggatggggatgggatgggatggggatggggatgggatggggatggggatgggatgggatggggatggggatggggatggggatgggatggggatggggatgggatgggatggggatgggatggggatgggatgggatggggatgggatggggatgggatggggatgggatgggatgggatgggatggggatggggatggggatgggatggggatgggatggggatgggatgggatggggatgggatgggatggggatgggatggggatgggatgggatgggatggggatgggatgggatggggatggggatgggatgggatgggatgggatggggatggggatggggatggggatggggatggggatggggatgggatggggatggggatggggatgggatgggatggggatgggatggggatgggatgggatgggatgggatggggatgggatggggatgggatggggatgggatgggatgggatgggatggggatgggatggggatggggatggggatgggatggggatgggatgggatggggatgggatggggatgggatggggatgggatgggatgggatggggatggggatgggatggggatgggatgggatggggatgggatggggatgggatgggatgggatgggatggggatgggatggggatggggattgggactgggatggggatgggatgggatgggatgggatggggatgggatggggatggggatgggatggggatggggatgggatggggatggggatgggatggggatgggatgggatggggatgggatgggatgggatggggatggggatggggatgggatgggatgggatgggatggggatgggatggggatggggattgggactgggatggggatgggatcAGACAgggctgcccctccccccccagatcccccccaTTTTCCCAGGAAGGGGctttgtgggggggggggggttgggcAGGTCCCTGTGTGAGGCCCAggtcagcccccccccccaatggcTGCTGGGGCCATGACACCACCTAATTAGCATCTCATTAGCATCTCATTGACTGCCCTtatgggggcggggcttggcgggggggaggggctgcCACCCATCTCCTTggccggggggtgggggaggggggcacccatgggggaGGTGCTGGGGTGGCCCCCCCGGTGCTCAGCGGGGCAGCCcgggcacccaagggtgctgcGGGGGGGCTGGGCCGGGGCTCATCAGCATCTTAATGAGCGGGCAGCGCGCGGCTGGGGGCAGCAGCTGGGCCGGGCCCGGCTCATTacggggggggcggggctccCCCTCATTACGGGCCCATCAATATGCAAATAGCGGCGGCTGCTGCCGGCGGGTGACAAATGGCCCCGCGTGGCGTGACCCCACGTCACCCGTgacacccggggggggggctgcacctcccccacccccccccatgcccctcccccccatgggggtccccgggccgcagctgggggggggggaggggcgggggctCTGAtgggctcccccctccccccacgtgtcccctccccccccccgagtgTCTCCCGGTGCCCCCCCGCGTGCTCGGGGGACCCacggcaccccctgccccacagcacccaccctgccccacagcaccccctgccccacggcacccaccctgccccacggcacccactctgccccacagcaccccctgccccacagcaccccctgccccacggcacccaccctgccccatacacccaccctgccccatacacccaccctgccccacagcaacccctgccccacagcacccaccctgccccacagcaccccctgccccacagcacccatcctaccccacagcaccccctgccccacggcacccaccctgccccacggcaccccctgccccacagcaccccctgccccacagcacccatcctaccccacagcaccccctgccccacggcaccccctgccccacagcacccactctgccccacggcacccaccctgccccacagcaccccctgccccacggcacccatcctgccccacggcaccccctgccccacggcacccaccctgccccacggcaccccctgccccacagcacccatcctgccccatacacccaccctgccccacagcacccaccctgccccacggcaccccctgccccacagcacccatcctgccccacggcacccaccctgccccacggcacccatcctgccccacggcacccaTCCTGCCCCACGGCACTTTGGGGAGCGCAGCCCTTTATTGCGCAGCACCGGGGAGGGACCCCCGAaacggggggggacacacaaaatgggggggggggggggcacggacCTCGGCTGAGCTGGAGGGGGGACCCCAACATCTGGGGTGGCCCGTgaggccctgggggggggaggggggacattgggggggtCCCTCGTCATGGGGGGGTCCTGGTTACTGGGGGGTCCCTTGTCATGGGGGGGCTCCATGTTCTGGGGGGCTCCTCATCATGGGGGGCTCCCTGGTCACGGGGGGGTCCTCATATGGGGGGGCTCCTCGTTATGGGGGGGTCCTCATTGGGGGGGGCTGGTCATGGGGGctcgtgggggggggggtcccttgTCACGGGGGGGTCCCTTGTCACGGGGGGGGCTCCTCATCACTGGGGGGTCCCTCGTCGTCGGGGGGTCCCTCGTCGTCCGGCCGTCCTTCGTCATGGGGGGGCTCCTGGCCGTCGGGGGGTCCCTGGCGCGGGGGGGTCTCCCCGGCCAGCAGCCGCAGGCAGCGCCGGACGTCGTGGCGGCCGCGGTGGGGCCTCTTGGTGCCGCGGGGCAGCCGGCGGCAGGCCGAGAGGTTGAGGTAGGCCAGCGCCGGGCAGGCGGGCAGGagggcgctggggggggggaacgcgTCACCCACGGGGcgccgggacccccccctcGCGTGCGtgtgccccccacccacccGCACCCCCTCCTGACCTGAGGGCGCCGGCGGTGACCTTGGTGCCGGCCAGGTTGAGGGAGCGCAGGGGGGAGCCGGGGCCGAAGGCGGCCATGGCGCgtgccaggtcctgctgctCGAACCCGCGCCCGGCCAGGTCCAGCTCCCGCAGGCTCCGGCGCCATTTCCAGGCCAGCCCGGCGCTGCCCTCGCTCAGCCGGGGGAGCTGCTCCGCGCCGCACGGCAGCCCCAGGTACAGCTGCTCCAGAGCTGCCGGCGGAGACGACGgttggcacggcacggcacggcacggccaaCGTACCATGGCACGGCGCGGCACAGGCAACGTACCACGGCGCGGCACGGCCAACGTACcatggcacggcatggcacggcacggcacggcacaggcAACGTACCACGGCGCGGCACGGCCAACGTACCATGGCACGGCGCGGCACGGCATGGCCAATGTACCGTGGCACGGCACAGCCTGGCACGGCCAACGTACCATAGCAcggcatggcatggcacggcacaggCAATGTACCACagcatggcacggcacagcacggccAACACGGCccagcacggcacggcacggcacggcattGTGTGGCACAGTACAGCACGGCCACAGCACGGCCAACGTGGCGCGGCACAGCTAACGCTgcatggcacagcacggcatggcacggcacggcacggcacggcacggcacagccagAACGCCATGGTACGGCCAACGCGGCGCGGCGTGGCACGGCACGGGCTGGCCAACACAGCACGGCGTTGCCGCCACGGCGTGACCCGGCACGGCGTCACCCTGATGGCCCGGCCCAGCACGGCCCCGGGGGTTCGGGGGTTCGGGGGGTCTCACCggcgcagggcagctccagcagcgcGCGGGGGGTGACGCGGGCGCAGCCGCGCAGGTCGAGGAGCCGCAGGCGGCCGGAGCCGCGGAGCAGCCGCCGCAGGACTTGGTCGCCCACGCCGGTGCCGCGGGTGCTGGCCAGGCTCAGCTCCTCCAGGCGCGGGaagccgggggggggccggggggggccgggggggccgggggggccggggggtccAGCTCAGGTTCAGCAGCCGCAGCACCTGGGGGAGGGGCGGCaggtggggggtgggtggggggcagggggtgcgggcaggggggtgcaggcagggagggtaGGCAGGGTACCtggaggtgcaggcaggggtgcaggcaggggtgcgggcaggggggtgcgggcaggggagGTGCAGGCAAGGTACCtggaggtgcaggcagggggtgcaggcaggggatgcaggcagggatgaaGGCAGAGGGTACCTGGAGGTGCGGGcaggggatgcaggcagggatgaaGGCAGAGGGTACCTGGAGGTGCGGGcaggggatgcaggcagggatgaaGGCAGAGGGTACCTGGAGGTgcgggcaggggtgcaggcagtgGGCAGGGGCGGTGCAGgtgggggggtgcaggcaggggggtgcagggggcacctggaggtgcaggcaggggtgcaggcagggggtACCTGGAGGTGcgggcaggctgcctgcagttGCTCCACGGGCAGCGGGAGGGGGGGCCCGGTGCCCCCCAGCGCCGtgtccagctccagcagccgcAGGTCGGGGCAGCGCCCgctctgggggggggagggggggggtgggtgaggtgggacccccccccacccgtgggtgctgccggggggtgcgggggggggtgcgggggggtccCCACTCACCGCCAGCGTGGCCAGGACGGGGCCCAGGCGGGGGCCGCAGCTCAGCCGCAGCCACTGCAGCCGGGGGCCGGCGCCCTCCAGGAACCCCACCACGGCCGAGGGCTCCACCTGCGGCACCCCACGGGTGACACCCCCACGGGGGCCGTGTCCCCCTCCCGTGGgtgccctgccccccccccccccccggggggtccATATCCCCTCCCAACATGGGGGTCCCCCCTCCCACAGGTGCCCCCCCTCCAAGTGCCCCCCCCACGGGTGtccatccccccccaccccccaggtGTCTGTGCCCACCCCCACGGGTGttttccccccctccatgggtgtctgtgcccccccccccaagtgccCGTGCCCCCCACTGGTGTCCACCCCCCCCATCTGTGTGTCCGTGCCCACCCCCACGGGTGTTCCCCTCCCACGGGCCCCCCCCattctgccccctccccccccgagTCTCCAATTCCACCCCCCGGgtgttcccccctcccccccgtgccccctccccctgcccccccccgggTGTCCGTGCCCCCCACGCGTGTCCGTGCCCCCCCACGCGTGTCCGTGCCCACCCGGCAGTGGCTGAGCTCCAGGCGGCACaggcgggggcagcggggggggcagctgggccaggggctgcgctgggacccccccacagCGGCGCAGGGCCAGGGAGCGCAGGAGCGGGCAGTGGGTGCCCAGCGCCTGGGGGGGCACGGACACGCgtggggggggcgtggggggggggatgtatggggggggtcatggggggggcacggggggggtcttggggggggcctgggggggtgATGGGGTGCGGGGGACTGAGGGGgtccctgggtgggggggggggttgggtgagaggggggcagggggggcctccggggggggggggggctgaggggtccCGGGGtgcaggaggtggggggggggggtccctggggtgggggggctctggAGGGGGTCTCCAAggtggggtgcccccccccccaagttatGGGGCAGCCCCCGGTGAAGgtccagctcccccccccccccccagacgtGGGTGTCCCCAATGTGGGGgtcgccccccccccaaatggggtgtcccccccaagtagggtcccccccccccccaaagtgtGGTCTGCCCCCCCTCCAAAAGTGgggccccccccaaaatgtGGGGTGTGCCCTCCCCCAAAGCTGGGTCCGCCCCCAAAAAtatggggtgtccccccccaagtgagattccccccccccaaaagtggggtttccccccccccaagtgaGGTGtgggccccccccccagaacTGGGGTGCCCACCCCCCAAATCGGGGGCCCCCCCCTCACCTGCAGGACGAAACCCACGTGGCCCCTCCACCCGCAGAGAACAAACTCCTGCAGCAGCGAGAACCTGGGGCGCCCCAAAAAtcggggggggtgtccccaaaaTCAGAGGGGGTCCCCCAAgtgatgggggggggtggggggggggggtgtcccctggtgggtgccccccccagcacccacctgctctCGGCCAGCCACTGCAGGGTGCCCAGCACCCTCctctgtgggggggggggggggtccccccagcacccccccagcgTCACCCGCTGCCAAAGTCGGGgttcggcggcggcggcgcgccAGAGCCGGCAGACgcgggcagccctggggggcggggggcacacGTGGGACG comes from Grus americana isolate bGruAme1 chromosome 2, bGruAme1.mat, whole genome shotgun sequence and encodes:
- the FBXL6 gene encoding LOW QUALITY PROTEIN: F-box/LRR-repeat protein 6 (The sequence of the model RefSeq protein was modified relative to this genomic sequence to represent the inferred CDS: deleted 1 base in 1 codon); protein product: MAASSRPTSLPPAPQATPTGQRNTPTPRPAPRRAPRPAPRRAPRRRPAAPDFILHQTTDDVLLILPATGPRRPPKSAPRRKRRRREEEEEEEEEAEGSAVGPQSPWGSRLPPEILVRIFQGVVEEEGAVPFLCRAARVCRLWRAAAAEPRLWQRVTLGGCWGDPPPPPQRRVLGTLQWLAESRFSLLQEFVLCGWRGHVGFVLQALGTHCPLLRSLALRRCGGVPAQPLAQLPPPLPPPVPPGAQPLPGGHGHAWGGTDTRGGHGHPGGDTWGVGGDGHPWGGHLEGGHLWEGGPPCWEGIWTPRGGGGGRAPTGGGHGPRGGVTRGVPQVEPSAVVGFLEGAGPRLQWLRLSCGPRLGPVLATLASGRCPDLRLLELDTALGGTGPPLPLPVEQLQAACPHLQVLRLLNLSWTPGPPGPPGPPRPPPGFPRLEELSLASTRGTGVGDQVLRRLLRGSGRLRLLDLRGCARVTPRALLELPCAALEQLYLGLPCGAEQLPRLSEGSAGLAWKWRRSLRELDLAGRGFEQQDLARAMAAFGPGSPLRSLNLAGTKVTAGALSALLPACPALAYLNLSACRRLPRGTKRPHRGRHDVRRCLRLLAGETPPRQGPPDGQEPPHDEGRPDDEGPPDDEGPPSDEEPPP